The genomic segment AACATAATTGATTTAATTTACACCATATCAATCCTAGTTTATTTCCATCTATAATTGAGAGATATACAATGAATGTCCTTGTCATGTTTCCTTCCTTGCCTGACTCTATTTTCTTAGGCTTGCTTGGCAGAAATGGAACTACAGAGTCAAGTGATATgtgatttgaaattttatataaatgtcttcattttcctCTAAGACAAGAGATATTAAATTGTGTTTTTCCTATATGAACATGCCCAACTCTCAGCAGTGTGCTCAACTTCTCAGAATCTAATTAATCTGATATTAATGATCCTTTCAATGCTGTCCTTCCAATTTGAGATATGAAACTTTATTACATTTtaactaacttttaaaattatttgtacattggacattttaatgtatttattaccATATCTCTGTAAAATTTCCTGTTTATTTGTTTAGTGGGACATTTGTCTCTGTCTTTCTATTGTGTAAattgcttttacattttaaaatctactaaTTCTTCATCCTGCATGCTACCAATAGTTTTTCTAAGTTTGTCTGTTTTCCTTAACAtggtgttgtttttctttgaagtttaaaaattaagtgCCTGAATCCATATGGATTTTCTGTCATGATTCCaccaataaagttaaaaaaatatatatgttttcttctgGTTTTTTAACATCGGGAAGAAATCAGTTTTGATTTTGTGAAATACATGAAGCAAGATCCTTAAGAATCTTTCAAAAAGTTTTATACAACAACATTTCTAAATTACACATTTTTCCAATAACATATATAatactggtatttttttttatcataaacagTATATAAGCTCCAAATAGTACCTATAGAAGGAAAAATAACCAACAATTGCTCTCCATCATCAGCTGGAAGGTAAAACAACAAACTTCATGAAATGAGAAAACGGTTACATAAAGGGATGCAACTATGATAGAAACTGGGCTTCCATTTGGCTAACAGTTATTCCTACATTTACAAAATGtctcctaaaaaaataaaacatgaatctCATCCTGAGTCTGAAATGGCTGATGGATACGTCTCAGAGACCTTTAGAAGCTCTAGAAGACTGGACCCCAAGAATCAATTTGCTCAAAATAAATGCGAACGGAGTCCACAGAACAACCTGACATTAACAGggaacagagaaggaagaaatgtgaaaatgaaaaaaagttagGTGGTAGGAAAGGTAAAACAGCAACAGgcttgaaagaagaaaataacaactgACAGAGCAGGCTGGTGTAAAGATTTGAGGAAACTAGAAATTACGGCCACTGTGTGGACCACTACTAGATAACAGAGTTCTATCAAATGCTCAAAGGATGCTCACTTTTCAAAATCCGTAAACGTATAAAAGTGAAGCTGCCAAAGTCGAGGTGCCATGTCTCCTCCTCAACTGAATGATCATTTTCAAGTCTATATTTCATGCAATAATCACTACAGAAATTTCCAATATATCACCAGAtcaacttaaaatttttcaaatcatCGATATGAAACTTAGGCTTTAGAAGTTAGTTTTATAATTCATAAACTGTCTTTTAATATTGCCAGTTTAATAGGGTTTATTGCTCTCCCAAACCGATGGTAAATGAAGCATAAATCGAATGATTTAGGGCAATTTGCAATAACTGAACCAACAAAGTATCTCATAAGCATATGAAGTGTGATAAAACTTaaagaatcaatgaatgaatcagATACATCGAGTAATCATGAGACCAAAAGTGCTACATTGTGAAGCCCAGGGTTTTAActgcttttctctgtctcttaGCCACTCTGATCTTGCGAGTCCCTggtaacaaatttattttctagtaatattttccatctctttagtCTGCTTTCTAACCATAAGAACAATATTCCTGTACAGTAGGATCTTAACAAAGCCAGGtgtgaaaaataatagaaatcctATCAATATCCAAAACTGATTTAAACAGGTTGAAAATCACTTATTACACAGAGAGCACTTACTAATCCCTCCATCCCATCATCTCTGACATCTGCGTACAGCTTGGCACCACTGTACGCCAGGGGCAGGATGGAGAAGATGCTGCAGCCAATTCCTGACACAGACACCATGCAGACTTAAACATAATACTTTTAACTGCATCCCCAAAAAAATTCCCTGGGAAAATAATCAAAGCAAGAAAAGCAACAAACTGGAGAAAGTTAATCACAGAGAAATTTTTGATAAATTGGGAAAGAGTAGATCAGtttgtaaggaaaaaaagaaagaaaataaaaggcaacaGACGTGTTTACAGGTTACAAAGGGAAGAGTCAATGGAATAAGAGAGAAAAGGTGGGGAATGACTGCAGGGAACAGGAAATGGTGCGTTCTACAGCAGTTAACAATAATGGGCTTAACATTTattagtcaaataaataattttgaagaagCAAAAGGGAAATGCACATCCTAATAGACTGAGACATTGATTTATCCAATTAAACTGGAAAAGCAATTTGTTTTCTCTGTAGTAACAATcttacttgattttttaaaattcattcatttttaaaatgtgaagataCCTTCAACTTCCTCAACCCAATGGCTTACATTTGTTCAGAGAATAAATTCATGCTTGCAGAACCATTCTTGAAAACCCCACCACTCACAATGACTTTGATGGCTTTCCTAAACCAAGGGTAAAATAAAGCATAGATCAAGGGGTTCATGGCTGAGTTATAATAAGTACACCAACAGCAAATCTCATAAATATAGGCCGGGGTTATGAAGCCCATAAAGGCATCAATTAATGAGTCAATACTGTATGGTAACCATGAAATCATAAATGCTATGACTGTGATACCCAGGGTTTTAGctgctttcctctctctcttggcTACTCTGGATTTATAACTGTCTGATGATGACTCTCTTTTACTACTGATATTTTCAATCTTTTTAGCCTGTTGTCTGGCCACTAGGAAAACATTACAATAGAGAATTAACATAACAAAGGTAGGTATAAAGAAGGATAGAAAATGTACCAACACCCAGTTTTGATTTATAACTATCTGACAGCCTCCTGCACAGTTGAGGACACTAGACAATTCCTCTAGCCCTTTCTCATTGGCACCCGTGTAGAACACGGCACCACTGTAAGTAATGGGCAGGATCCAGGAGATGCTGATGCATATGCATGACACAGACACTGTGAACTTGGTGGGATAGACCAGAGGGTCAGTAACAGCAATGTACCTGTTGATGGAGATGAAGGACAGGTGGAAGAGAGAAGAGTAACAAAATGCCACATCACAGCATGTGTGCAAAGCACAGAAACTTTGCCCAAAGTATCAGCAGCTCTCCACAGACCTGACCATGCTGAAGGGCATCACAGTCACTCCTACTAGAAAGTCTGTACAGGCCAGAGAGGCAATGAGAAAATTGGTTGGTGAGTGCAGCTGCTTGAAATGAAGGATGGCAATCATCACCAGGAGGTTTCCTAACACGGCCAGGACAGCCCCAAAGCCATACACCGTGTACAGAATCACCTGGGATGTGGGCAAGAAGGGGGTTTTCACACAGGATCCATTCAGGTGCTCATAGCAGAGCTGCACAGCTGCATTGGGGGATGAGTTGCTGCTCATGATCTGTCCTTTACATTCAGAGAATTCTGTCCTTCTTGATTTCCATGGACTTTCAATGCTTCTGGAGGAAATCATACATACAGTAGGATTATTATCAGACATTAGtagtattattttttcaattttccttttttatcataAATCTTAAATAAGTTCAGTAacagaataaaatgcaaaaaaatttaCATTGGACAAAGTCACTGGGAATGAATTTCAACTAACTAAAGCTTAGATCCTTGAATTTGATGAAACCCCCTTTTGGtcctaaatatctttaaaaattttttacgtTCAGAGTTCCTCTTTGCAACAGGCACTGATATGGGAAGTAATTATAACATTACCTCCTGTTAGGTTTATCTGCCTTACCGCCTAAAGCATACAGCCCTTCCAGATATATAAATGCCATCAATAGGAAAATCCCTAGCTGGAATCCCTGTAGTGCAAGGTGGGAACTTAGAAGTTTATTTTCAGTAGTGAGTGTTAAGAAAGCTATTGTACAAACAACTGTTTTAATTAGGTCATTATGTTTCTTgaactcaagattttttttcttctcacccTTGGGACTTTTCCCCTATTTTTAGTCCTGCTGTGAGCACCTTATTGGATTTTTGTTACAGAGGTATCATAAGGTACAGGCACTGCGAGTCGACTTAGCCTTGCTCTCCCAATAAGGATTAATTTTTGCCTGTGCACTGGCTACTAACAAACAGAAAAGGTAGCATACAGCGTGAGCAACTTGACTTGGATGAATTACATTTcgggaaaacattaaaaaacacacCAGGGTATTTAGACATGTCCACATTTCTGAACTACTATGACTGTCAGTGCTCTTAGAGAAAAGATGTGTTCTCTTCTCAAGACATCATCGGAAGTGGATCTGTAATGTCTCCTCATCCACGTAAGAAGTCCACCCATAAACCCTCCGAATGATTCACATTCGTTTGTGAATCCAAGTGATTTCTGTCCCTTGTGCTAAAAAATGTCAACTAAGGAATAATGAACAGAAAACGGAAACATAGCAATACATTTCTTGGTAATTTCCCACCCTTGGAATGTCGGGACAGAGCAGAGCAAAAGAAAGTATTATCCAGCCTTCTTCAAGCAGGATTCCAGACTGGATCATatgatacttttttttccccctagaatcATGGTTCTAAGTAAGGCAGATCCACTGATATATtgggttcagacagtaaagaatccatacgcaatgtgggagacccgggttcagtcccagggttgggaagatcccctggagaaggaaatggctacccactccagtattctggcctggagaattccatggacagaggagccactgATTTTGAAGATATATCTGGACTGTAGGGCCACTGATTTTGAATATATATCTGGACTTGTTCTTTTGAATTGTGCCatagaaattattattaattcATCTGGCCATCTGACtcctaatcacacacacacacaaaatattctTAATGATCTCTTAGATTCTTCCTAATGTATTCTGAGAGTATGATTTTGTAAAATAATCAACTACTTAAATTGACAAGGGTGTAGGCTAGGCtttctcatggagaaggcaatggcaacccactccagtactcttgcctggaaataccacggacggaggagcctggtaggctgtagtccatggggtcgcaaagagtcggacatgactgagtgacttcactttcacttttaaccttcatgcattggagaaggcaatggcaacccactccagttctcttacATGGAAAATGCcaaggacagcggagcctggtgggctgctgtctctggggtcgcacagagtcagccacgactgaagtgacttagcagcagcagcagcagcagcagcagcaggctttctcAGCttcagcactattgacatttgagTTCTGATAAGTTTTGATGTGGGATCTGTCCTGTACATCGAAGGACATCTAGCAGCATCCCTGTTACTAGATGCCAGTAAAATCCCCTTAATTGTGAAagccaaaaatatctccagacactGAGAAGTGTCCTCTGAGGGGCAAATGTATCAGAGAGGGAATGAGTGAAATgagcacagtcgtgtctgactcttggcaacaccatggacacctctgtccatgccaggctcctctgtccatggaattctccaggccagaatactggagtgggtagccgtttccttctccaggggatcttcccaaccctgggattgaacccagttcttcctcattgcagatggattctttactgtctgaacccaATATATCAGTGGATCTGCCTTACTTAGAACCATGAttctaggcaaaaaaaaaagtatcatatGATCACAAGTATTACAAGTATCATTTGTCATTTGGGGTCCAGAAATAACTTTATCTCcctcaattattttaaatttattcaataattaattctttaatccaaggcatatttactgagtgccaggAGCTGGGtacaaagaaatgaacaaaacagacatgaCCCCTTTCTTTATGACACTTTCAGTCTTAAAAGGAGAATAAACCTTCAAACAAGTAAGCAGATAAATGGATGTATGAATAAAAATTGTGAGAAGTATTACAAAGGTGAAAGACAGTATTGTGTGAGAGAGTAGTGACCACCTAGACAGGCAGGTGGAGACAGTAAAGTTCCTACCAACAGAGTAAACCCAAAATGCTGCTGCAATATTATAGACTTTTAATgtaatatatgggcttccttggtggctcagtggaaaagaatctgcctgctaatgcaggagatgcgggttctatctctgggataggaagatcccctggagaaagaattggcaacccactccagtgttcttacctgagaaatcccttagacagaggagcctggtgggctatagtgcacgCGGTTGTAAAAATGTCGGACACAACTTacaactaaaaacaacaacagcaagtagAATATAtactcagagaaagaaaataggaaatgaGTGAAACTATAGTTGGAGATTTCAGACCTTTTTTTAGCATAGAGAAACTTAATGAGAGATATTACACCAGAAGTATAGAAAGaggcaaagagggagagagagaagtctGGCTGTGGTCAGAagcaggatggggtgggagaccTGAAGCTTCTTCTGTGTAAAACCTGGACAGACCCCTAGATCTCCATAAAGTGAGGAGCTAGATTCCTCCCAAGGTAAAGCGCacttttcttttatgaaattatTGCAAAGTATATATGATTGTCCTTGCTGCTGTTGTGGCTTTTTGCGATGTCCTTGGTTGGCAGGGTTAACACAGAAATTATCTGGGGGTTCCTTGAATTTTTcaccatctttattatttctGAGCCCCATGTTTCTAAGAACCACCATCCTGACACATTAGTCTTTTTAATAGTAAAAGTGGTATTTTATAAAgttacagacacagaaaacaacttGTAATACCAGGATAAAAGTGGTGGAGGGATAAACtgagattgacatacacacaatttctatatataaaatggacttcccagatggctcagtggtaaagaatctgcctgccaatgtgactgaacaacaaaacggGCAGAGAGTATGTTACGCTTAaattttcttctcctgccttgaaACATAAACTGCATTCCATCAGTAGCTTGCAAAACAAGATTATATAGGAAAATTACTATATTGAAAccacagaaatcaaaataaattcaTTACACTGTGTTAGAACTGAAAAATTGTGTATAAACTGATACCATGCAGGCTAGGGTGCCTTTAATTATCTGTAAAATCAGATAGAAATggtatgctcagtcactaagtcgtgtccaaccctttgtgaccccaaggagcccgccagggtcctctgtccatggtatttcctaggcaagaatactggagtgggttgccatctccttctccagaaacAGTATAATTAGGAATAATACACTATTTCTAGAAATGTTTACCAATTCAAAGTATTTGTGTAATGGTAGTCAGAAATAATGTGCTAATAGGTAATGTTGATTTACATCAagctagaaatttttaaaatagagcaAGAATACTTTGATGTATATTCTCTCCTGCCCCAAAGATATCATAATCTGATTTTAAAGTCTTGATGTCTAATTGACACACAGAACCCTCCAGTCTTAGTATCAAGAATAATTCTCTGAAATAATTGGCTTGATTTATCCACTGTTAATTGCAGAactaattcatttcttttttttttttttttgccttagaaCTGAGTTTGTGGGACATAAGAAAATGCCTTTCACAGCCTCTGTCTTGGCTTCATTCTATGCCcttcacttcagttttctttcttcttttgagcACACTTTTAAGCTATGCTTTCAAGTGTATCCTCAAAATCCACTGTAAATTACTTTTAGAACACTGTACAACTAAATGAATATGGAATAAAttaatccaaaaataaaataacataatgaATGACAGTCTTAAAACCCTGCTTTAAACATCTGCTAACTGGCTCTAAACTCTAATATAATTTTATGAGCAGACTTAATAATAAGGAAGAAGctcactgaataaataaatgctatgATGCAAATTATCTTTCCCATTGTGCACAACTGAGTTGATGTTATAGTTAACAGAGTGATCACTTGATTTGTATTCCCTGATCTGAAACCACAGTGTGGGAATCACAAATCTCAACACCGAACAGTGCAAACACACTGCTTTGCCCTCCCCGAGCAAGGAGGCGCCCCGTCACTAAGTGgttgtatttacattttaatagaaaaactatacaaaggaagaaacagaagattTAGGCAGAGATTGAACTAATACAAGGTAATTGAAAGAAGGATTTATATTAACAAATGTATATTAGGTCCTTCACTTGTATTCTCCTAAATTTGGTCATGACTACTACAACGGAGAGGT from the Bos taurus isolate L1 Dominette 01449 registration number 42190680 breed Hereford chromosome 9, ARS-UCD2.0, whole genome shotgun sequence genome contains:
- the LOC783649 gene encoding LOW QUALITY PROTEIN: trace amine-associated receptor 6 (The sequence of the model RefSeq protein was modified relative to this genomic sequence to represent the inferred CDS: substituted 1 base at 1 genomic stop codon), which encodes MSSNSSPNAAVQLCYEHLNGSCVKTPFLPTSQVILYTVYGFGAVLAVLGNLLVMIAILHFKQLHSPTNFLIASLACTDFLVGVTVMPFSMVRSVESCXYFGQSFCALHTCCDVAFCYSSLFHLSFISINRYIAVTDPLVYPTKFTVSVSCICISISWILPITYSGAVFYTGANEKGLEELSSVLNCAGGCQIVINQNWVLVHFLSFFIPTFVMLILYCNVFLVARQQAKKIENISSKRESSSDSYKSRVAKRERKAAKTLGITVIAFMISWLPYSIDSLIDAFMGFITPAYIYEICCWCTYYNSAMNPLIYALFYPWFRKAIKVIVSGGVFKNGSASMNLFSEQM